The Tropicibacter oceani DNA segment CAACGCTTCGCCCAGGAACACGACACCGCCCAACAGCGCGATGGGCGGCACGGTCAGCTGCACCACCGCCGCCACCGATGACGGCAGCTCCGGCAGAACCCGATACCAAAGCGCATAGCCCAACCCCGAGGCAACAGCCCCGCTTGCCACCGCAAGCCAGACACCGCGCCCGCCGGCCAGAACCTGTTCGGTCGCGATCGGCGCGCTGCCCATGGCCAGAAAGATCAGCGGCAGGGCGACACTGGCCAGCAGAAAATTTGCCGCCGTATCCGCGAGGGGATCGGCGCTGCCCTTCCCGACCAGCGAATACAGCCCCCAGCCAAGGCCCGCGACGACCATCATGGCCAGCGCGATCTGGGACTGGGCGATCTCTTGCCAGGGCCAGACCAGGTAGATCAGCCCGGCCAGCGCCATGACGGCACCCAAAGCACGCAAGGCTGGCAAGGCCTCGCGCAGCAGCACCGCGCCGGCGAACATCGTCACCTGCACGGTTCCGAACAGAACCAGCGCGCCCAGACCGGCATCCATTCCCAGGTAAGCGTAGGTAAAGCCGATGATGTACAGGACAAGTCCCAGAACGCTGGCCGCGCGGCGCAGGCTGAACAGAGCCACCCTGCGGCCGGTGGCAAGGCAAAGCCCCAACAGGATCAGCGCGCCGGAGGCCAGGCGGATCAGGCCGAACAGCTCGACACTCAGCCCCGCCCCGGCCACACCGGCCCGGGTCAGTACGGAATTGGCGGCAAAGGCCACCATGGTCAGGGTCGTCAAGACAAACAGGCGCATGGGCCCTGTCTAGCGCGGCAATCGGACGGCGACCAGCACAAGCATCGCCCGATCACGAAAGCGCCAACGGGACGGTGGGCGGGGCGATGTTCCGCCAGGAACAAGCGCCGTGCAGCGGCCTCAGGCCACCAGCTTTTCGGCCACTTTCAGGTCAACGGACACCAGTTGCGAAACACCCTGTTCCTGCATGGTCACGCCGAACAGGCGGTCCATGCGCGCCATGGTGACCGCATGGTGGGTGATGCACAGGAACCGCGTGTCGGTGCGGCGGCACATCTCGTCCAGCATGTCGCAGAACCTCGTGACGTTGGCATCGTCCAGGGGGGCGTCGACCTCGTCCAGAACGCAGATCGGAGCCGGGTTCGCCAGGAACACCGCAAAGATCAGCGCCAGCGCGGTCAGCGTCTGTTCCCCGCCGGACAGCAGCGACAGTGACGACAGTTTCTTGCCCGGCGGCTGGCACATGATCTCAAGCCCGGCTTCCAGCGGGTCATCGCTTTCGACCATGACCAGGTTCGCCTCGCCGCCCCCGAACAGGTGGGTGAACAACATCGAAAAATTGCTGTTCACCTGCTCAAAGGCGGTCAACAGCCGTTCGCGGCCCTCGCGGTTCAGGCTGGAAATCCCGTTGCGCAGGGTCTTGATCGCCTCTTCCAGGTCGGCTTTTTCGGTGACCAGCTCGTCGTGCTCCTCCTGGACTTCCTTGGCGTCTTCCTCGGCCCGCAGGTTCACCGCCCCCAAGGCGTCGCGCTGGCGTTTGAGCCGGCCGACCTCGGCCTCCATCTGATCGGCGGCGGGCATCTCCGAGGGATCGGTGGCAAGGCTTTCCAGCAGCTTGGCCGGGGTGGTTTCCTGGTCTTCCTGAATGCGCTCGGCGGCGGCGGTCACGGTTTCCCGGGCGGCCTCGGCGCGGGCTTCGGCGGCGGCGCGGGCCTCGCGGGCTTCGCCGGCCAGCCGCTCGGCGTCACGTTCATTCGAAATCGCCTCGCGCAGGGCGCTTTCGGCGCTCGACAGGGCGTCGGCGGCCTCGGCGCGGCGGGTCTCGGCGCTTTCGATCTGATAGGACAGCTCTTCACGCTTGCTTGCCAGTTCGGCCGGAACCTCCGAGGCCTGCGCCAGATCCTGTTCCGCCTGCACCTTGCGTTCCGCCAGTTCCCCGGCGCGCTTTTCGGCGGTTTCAAGGCGGTGACGCCAGCCCGACAATTCCTTGGTCACCTGCTGGCTGCGCCCCTTGCGGGCCTCGCCTTCGCGGCGCAGTTCGTCATGGGCCGACCGCCGCGACATCATCGTCATACGCGCCGCCTCGACCGTCATCTTGACGTCCTCGACCTCAAGCCGCGCGGTCTCCAGATCGTCCAGCCCCGCCAGTGCGCGCTCTGCCTCAAGCAGTTGGCCACGGGCGGCACCAGCTTCGTCCTCGTGGCGTTTGACCGCAAGCGAGGCGCTTTCCAGCTTGGCCTCGGCCATGTCGCGATCAGCCTCGGCCCGGTTAAAGGCGCGGGCGGCCTGGGTCAGTTCCTGGTCAGCCTCGCGGCGGGCCTCGCGCGCGGCTTTGTCGGCGCGGGTCAGGTCGGCCAGCCGGGCGGTCAGTGCCTCGTGCGCGGCGCGGGTGCCGTCCAGGCGGGCGGTGGCGGCGGCCATTTCCTGCTTGAGCGCCTCAAGCCGGTTCAACTGCTCCAACCGCAGCGCCGCGGCCGAGGGTTGATCCTCGGCCCAGGCCCGGAACCCGTCCCAGCGCCACAGGTCGCCCTCAAGACTGACCAGCCGTTGGCCCGGTTGCAGCAGCGGTTGCAGCCGGTTGCCTTCGTCCGAGGATACAAGCCCGATCTGCCCCATGCGGCGGCTCAGCACGTCGGGCACCGAAACGTGCTGCGACAGCGCGGTGACCCCCTGCGGCAGCGGCTGATCCTTGTCATACGCCGGCAGCACCGCCCAGCCGGTGGGGCCGTCTTCTTCGACCTCGGGGGCGCGCAGATCGTCGGCCAGCGCCGCGCCAAGCGCCTTTTCAAAGCCCTGCTCGACCTGCAACCGGTCAAGAATCTGACCACCCTCGGCGGTATCGCGGTCCAGCAGCCGGGCCAGCGCCGTGACTTCGGCGCGCAGGGCATTGGTCTCGCCTTCGGATTCCGAGCGCTCGGCGCGGGCGTCTGCCTCGCGGGCCTGGGTTTCGGCCCGCGCTGCTTCGGCATCGGCCAGGACACGTTCGGCCCGTTCGGCCATGGCCTGCGCGCGTTCCTGGCGGTCCTGCGCGGTTTCTGACGACAGCCGGCTTTCGGCCAGCGCGGCCTTGGCGGCATCCACGGTTTCGCGGGCGCGTGCCGCTTCGGTTTCGCTGCGTTCCAGGGTCTTGCGACAATCGGCCAGGTAGCGCTGCGCTGACTGGTGGCGCGCGGCCAGGCGGGCAACGTCTTCGGTCTGTTGACCCAGATCGGCCTCGCGTTCCTGCAGGACGGTCGCGGCCTCGCGCGCGGCCTCGGCGGCCTCGGCCAGCTTGTCGTCATGGCCCTCGGCGGCCTTGGCCAGTTCGCGGGCCTCCCATTCCAGGCGCTCGATTGTTTCTCCGGCGTCGCGGTTCAGGCCAGCCTCGCGCTCCATGTCGCGGGTCAGCTGTTCGATCCGGCCCGTCAAGGTCCTGATGCGGTCCTCGGCCTGGGTTTCCTGATCGGCAAGGGTGTCGCGCTGCACGCTGAGCCGTTGCAGGATCGCGGCGGCAATTGCCTCTTCCTCGCGCAGCGGTGGCAGGGCGTCCTCGCGCGATTGCCTGACGGCCGCGCCATCGCGGGCCAAAGCCTCGGCCTTGGCGGCCTGGGTGATCCGGCTGCGCAACAGCTCGTCGGCGGTCTGGCGGGCTTCGTCAGCTTCGCGCCAACGGCGGTACAGCAACATGCCCTCGGCGCGGCGAAGCTCTTCTCCGATGGCGCGATAGCGAGCGGCCTGGCGGGCCTGGCGGGCCAGTTGGCCCAGCTGCCCGGCCAGCGCTTCGATCACGTCATCGACGCGCAGCAGGTTTGCCTCGGTGTTCTTCAGCTTCAGCTCGGCCTCGTGACGGCGCTGGTACAGACCGCCGATCCCGGCCGCATCCTCAAGCACCTTGCGGCGGTTCTTGGGCTTGGCGTTGATCAGTTCCGAAATCTGCCCCTGCCGGACCAGCGCGGGGGAATGCGCCCCGGTCGATGCATCGGCAAACAGCATCTGCACGTCGCGGGCGCGGGTGTCCTTTGAGTTCACCTTGTAGGCGCTGCCGACGTCGCGGGTGATGCGGCGGACGATTTCCAGCTGGTCGCTGTCGTTGAACCCGGCGGGGGCAAGCCGGTCACTGTTGTCGATGGTCAGGCAG contains these protein-coding regions:
- a CDS encoding DMT family transporter, with product MRLFVLTTLTMVAFAANSVLTRAGVAGAGLSVELFGLIRLASGALILLGLCLATGRRVALFSLRRAASVLGLVLYIIGFTYAYLGMDAGLGALVLFGTVQVTMFAGAVLLREALPALRALGAVMALAGLIYLVWPWQEIAQSQIALAMMVVAGLGWGLYSLVGKGSADPLADTAANFLLASVALPLIFLAMGSAPIATEQVLAGGRGVWLAVASGAVASGLGYALWYRVLPELPSSVAAVVQLTVPPIALLGGVVFLGEALTAKFAIAALVILGGVALSVLGPRYLTMASRGS
- the smc gene encoding chromosome segregation protein SMC — protein: MRFTKLRLTGFKSFVDPTDLTIADGLTGVVGPNGCGKSNLLEALRWVMGETRAKAMRGGGMEDVIFAGAASRSARNFAEVCLTIDNSDRLAPAGFNDSDQLEIVRRITRDVGSAYKVNSKDTRARDVQMLFADASTGAHSPALVRQGQISELINAKPKNRRKVLEDAAGIGGLYQRRHEAELKLKNTEANLLRVDDVIEALAGQLGQLARQARQAARYRAIGEELRRAEGMLLYRRWREADEARQTADELLRSRITQAAKAEALARDGAAVRQSREDALPPLREEEAIAAAILQRLSVQRDTLADQETQAEDRIRTLTGRIEQLTRDMEREAGLNRDAGETIERLEWEARELAKAAEGHDDKLAEAAEAAREAATVLQEREADLGQQTEDVARLAARHQSAQRYLADCRKTLERSETEAARARETVDAAKAALAESRLSSETAQDRQERAQAMAERAERVLADAEAARAETQAREADARAERSESEGETNALRAEVTALARLLDRDTAEGGQILDRLQVEQGFEKALGAALADDLRAPEVEEDGPTGWAVLPAYDKDQPLPQGVTALSQHVSVPDVLSRRMGQIGLVSSDEGNRLQPLLQPGQRLVSLEGDLWRWDGFRAWAEDQPSAAALRLEQLNRLEALKQEMAAATARLDGTRAAHEALTARLADLTRADKAAREARREADQELTQAARAFNRAEADRDMAEAKLESASLAVKRHEDEAGAARGQLLEAERALAGLDDLETARLEVEDVKMTVEAARMTMMSRRSAHDELRREGEARKGRSQQVTKELSGWRHRLETAEKRAGELAERKVQAEQDLAQASEVPAELASKREELSYQIESAETRRAEAADALSSAESALREAISNERDAERLAGEAREARAAAEARAEAARETVTAAAERIQEDQETTPAKLLESLATDPSEMPAADQMEAEVGRLKRQRDALGAVNLRAEEDAKEVQEEHDELVTEKADLEEAIKTLRNGISSLNREGRERLLTAFEQVNSNFSMLFTHLFGGGEANLVMVESDDPLEAGLEIMCQPPGKKLSSLSLLSGGEQTLTALALIFAVFLANPAPICVLDEVDAPLDDANVTRFCDMLDEMCRRTDTRFLCITHHAVTMARMDRLFGVTMQEQGVSQLVSVDLKVAEKLVA